The genomic DNA TGTCTCATATCTATAgtcatttcatttttatatattctttcttcttattataatcatttttggACAAAagtacatttctttttttttccacctattattttcttttagtaataTTACTagtatatgtaaatattaaatttctgtGATACACATCTTGACATatccatctatatatataaaatcttattgtaatataacatttttttttaaatcataaacCTCATCCATAAACAGAGTATATAGTAATGCAACCAGCTGAGACACTTCCACATGAATTGGAGGAAGAGATACTCTCTTACCTTCCAATAAAAATTCGCGCTCGATTTAGTTCTGTTTGCAAAAGATGGAACAATCTTTTCAAGGAACGGAGGTTCTTCAACAATTATTTGGGTCTCGCCCGTCCACAATTCATCTTGTTTTCCGGGCCCAAGATTTGTTCCGTGGACGTTAATCTTGACGGTCCATCTATAGAGGTGTATAATTTACCCTCAGATATTCCCTCGTATGTATTTTCAACAATGATTATGCACGTCGAATACTGCGACGGGTTATTATCTTATGTTACGAATAAAGGTTTCGGGATTTACAACCCATGGTTAGGACAGATTAGATGGATTAGATCCAATGTTTCAAACTGGAAAGCACCACGAGATTTCAGTGGGATGGGATACGAAAATAGTAGAGCTGACAAGCACTACAAGATCTTTAGGTCTGATTACCACTATTCTGTAGACAAAACATCTCTGGAAGGTATAGTCGCCGAGTTTGGATCCAATGAATGGAAATCGTTCGAGATTAATGCATTCGAGGATTGGGATATAAGTATGCCGTTCTATAGTGTATCATTGAATGGAACTTTATATTGGGTTGCTATTAATCATGAGTCTCATGAGTATTTTATTCAAAGTTTTGACTTTTCTACGGAGAGATTTAAACCCTATTGTATCCTGCCTACTAAAAACGCTAACCCATCCGATGCTAGATCACTTTCGGTATTTAGGGAAGAtcagttttcatttttagaGCAAGATTGCTACAAAAGGAATATTGAAATTTGggtgacaaaagaaaatattaaaaatgggGATGGAGAAGCTGTAGAGTGGGTGAATCTGATGAGTGTGTCAGTTCCTGAATGGTCGAGTTTACGATTCAGCTCCAGCTCCTACCCGCCAAGTTACTTCGTCAATGAGGattataaaagtttgatgaGTCTTGTAATATGTTGTTATAACAAGGAGGGAAAAGCTTATATTTATATCGCCAAGGGAGATAAGTTCCATGAAATTGAAATTAAAGATTTCGTTGAACCAAGTGGTCGATATTGTGCTCGTCACCGTACCTATTTTTCCAGTTTGGTCCAAGTCCCTACGTTCAAGATGAGTGGTAGGGGTATAATCACACAGCAGGAGGTTGAATCCCGCTTCGCACGCCCCAGGGGAGTACAAGTGAGCGTTGGAGGAGACGAGTGGGACAATGGCTTCTTCGAAAATGTGAAGACAATACttgtaaattttaataattatggCATCATCTTTGTCAAGTCTTACTGCTGCAAGGATTACGTAGTTGTAGCTGGAGCAGCTCATGGGGATTCGAGAATAACTTACGGGGTGacatttcttgttttattttatttttctaactttatagttttatttccatgtatatatatatatatataatttttttttaaataaagtttaCAGTTAATGACGATGACTATATTGAAGCCATCGAGGGGACCTACACTGAGAGTCACATCACCTCCATCACGTTCCGGTCGCACAAGGGCCGTAACACGCAACTGTTAGGAGTATTAGAGGGTATGCCCTTTGTGCTTGGAGGAGGACGAGGCTCGAAGATCATCGGGTTTTACGGAAGAAGTTCTGATGTTCATCTCACTGCTCTGGGCGTCCATCTCTCCCCCTCTCCctagatttttcattttcaagatgAATAATGATGTGTAAGATGGGAGCCTAGTAATTTATTCaaactaacaatatatatttttatatttactatataaaaaattgatgtCTCAAACTAAATCTTATAAGTTGAAATACTTTTTTGGACTTTTGAGATTGTCGAAAACTACAACAAAGATATTAACCAATCGAAATTGCAAAATTTATGtgctgaaaataaaataaacaagttttaGGAAGCATCTCTCGTGTTTGTAGATGGAGAGCAATACTATCATATATGTTAGAGCATTGTCATCGATTATCCTGTTTTAAagtatttcaaatttttttttaatatatatatatatatatattatttttattattgaatcttaatattattaaaagagaaatacaaaattgaaaattgcacaaaatttccaaaaatgcCACTCAATTTAGCATAAAAGAGAGAATTATTGAAATCGTTGGGGGTAATTTTGTctagaaaaaaacaactaataGAGCAGGATCCGCGTGTCTATCAAACCCATCCGAATAGGTAATCGGATCCTCATCATCTCCTTATCCGCTAATCtgcatcaaaattaaataagttagTGGgtatttaaaacccaaaaccatTGTTAACAGATCAGAAGACCAAACAAATACagaaatatactttagtttttGTTAGTTACGATATTTGAATATATTCCATACATTACTAAACATtcctaaaatcaaaactataaatatacgGAATCACTAATTTTTTGCAATCATAtctatttaatttgattaatatacaaaatatccACAGTCAAAAGTTAATGTTAATCAATATATTCCAAAATTGTTTAACATTTTCTAAGCAGCCCTAACATTCGTACTTCTCTATAAACAGAGTTCAACCATTTTTTGTCTAACTCATCAAACACACAACTCTCTAAAATTACCACAAACCTAGACATGGCTCATGGCTGTATCCTACGCATTCCGTAGAGATGTCAAGCCATAGCAATGGCTTAATCACAAGGTATATTCATAAGATAATCTTTATTcttaattcatattttaatctttatgtTGTACCCGGTACCCGGTACCCGGATCCGGATCGAAGAAGTATTGCTTCACATTCGCTGACCGTGTCGGGTAAGAACCTGTTGTACCCGGTACCCGGTACCCGGCTCCGGATCGAAGAAGTATTGCTTCACAATCGCCAACTCGGAGCCTGCGGGTATTTAAGCGTTTATAATAGGGAACCATCATCAACAAAACGTGTGGGTTGAGTATGATCTTGCTCATAAAAAGATTGGTTTTTCTAATGACGTCAAGTGTGATCATGCGAGTCAACAACTTCTTGGATCGCGACGACTCtgaataactttttttgtttaaatcatTCTTAGAGAAGTACATTTTAGAGGATGTCCAAAATTACTGATCTAAAATTACCCAAATTGCCACTGAATCATTAACAATGGAGACACTTAACtgaaatcaagaacaaaaatgaCTAAATCATTAACAAAGGCGAAATTAGAATTCTAAACGAATGTAATCTTAATGGGCGGCACATTAAATTAAATGGTTATATACTTGGGTCTATATCGCTTCCTATATAtcatactaaaacaaatttggtaattatttgaattaaaaaaaaaaataaacttgaCCTGGAACATCAATCAATGGCAGATGAACATTgattattttagaaaactttcctttcgtaattaaaaaacaattggGGATGTAATGAAAttgaaaaacattttgttgGGATATATTATTACCCCTTTTTTAAGAACAAATGTTGCATAgcattgttaattattattcaCTTTTAAGCCTTTTAGTATAATCAAAGGTTGCGGGTGGATGTGAGTACGGGTCTAAAAAATCAATTCGGAAAATAGATTTAGAAATATGGGTTTCATAACGCATAAACACTTATAAGAAAATTCCGTTGTTTTTTagaatatatgtattaattatttttaatatatatttcacaagACATACTGAAAATTCCGTTAATAATGCCTTCTTAAGCCAATCTAATGGCTCATCTAGAGGGTTTTGTCGATCCTGACAAGCCGGATTACGTCTGTCGTCTCCGTAAGCCAATCTATGGTCTAAAGCAACCTCCCGTGCCTGGTACTTGTCTCTCAAGACTCATTTTCTTCAAACTGGTTTCACTAATTCCCATGCCGATACGtcgttgtttgttaagaagtgTGGGTCTTCGTTTGTGTATGTGCttgtgtatgttgatgatattctCGTCACCAGTAGTAACTCCGTCCTTGTTGCTCAAACGCTTGTTTCCTTCGCTGATCGCTTCTCCATCAAAGATCCCACTGATCTCACATATTTTCCGGGCATTGAAGCTACGAGAACCAAAGCAGGACTTCATTTCATGCAACGCAAGTATATTGTTGACCTTTTAGCGAAGAACAACATGCACAATGCAAAACCAGTAGCAACGCCAAGCGCAACCTCTCCCAAACTCACTAAACATGGCGGTAACATCCTCGGTGATCCCACTCAATATCGGTCCGTTGTAGGCAGCCTTCAATATCTCTCCTTTACTCGACCCGATATCTCCTACGCCGTCAACCGTCTCTCCCAGTTTATGCATGCGCCGACCACCGATCACTGGCAAGCCGCTAAACGGGTACTTCGTTATCTTGTAGGAACGCACACTCATGGTATTTTCCTTCGTGCACCATCTCCTATGGCTCTCAATGCTTTttctgatgctgattgggctgGTGATGTCGATGATTATGTCTCCACTAATGCTTATGTGATCTATCTTGGTCACAATCCTATCTCATGGAGCTCTCAGAAGCAACAAGGTGTTACTCGCTCATCAACAGAGGCGGAATATCGGGCTGTTGCCAACACCACTTCTGAGCTCCGGTGGCTTTGCTCTCTTCTCACCGAACTTGGTGTTACACTTCGTACACCTCCGGTCATATACTGCGACAACATTGGCGTCACTTACCTCTGTGCTAATCCCGTTTTTCACTCTAGGATGAAGCATATTGCACTTGGTTATCACTTCCCACGAGATCACATTCAAAATGGCATGCTCCGTGTCCTTCATGTCTCGACAAAAGACCAGCTTGATGATGCTTTAACTAAGCCTCTTCCTTGCCAACAATTTCTCACTGCTTGTTCCAAGATTGGTGTCACAAGAGTTCCTCCATCTTGCGGGGGTGTATAGGAGTAGATATGTATAAGGGTCTTAATGTAATTAATCAGCTTTAGGTTTTACCTAATCTATCTGTATAAATATGTGTAAACATTCTCATTATCAATATATACCTTTATTCACCTATTCCTTATAGTTATGTGATACAGATCCTGACATATCcatctatatataatcttattgtactatataatttttttttaaacagaatATAATGAAACCAGCTGAGACACTTCCACATGAATTGAAGGAAGAGATAGTCTCTCgctttcaaacaaaaactctcGCTCGATTTAGTTCTGTTTGCAAAAGATGGAACACTCTTTTCAAGGAACGGAAGTTCTTCAACAATGATTTGGTTCTTCCACAATTCATATTGTTTGCCGGGTCAAAGATTTGTTCTGTGGACGTTAATCTTGACTGTCCATCAATAGAGGTGTATGATTTACCCTCACATATTCCTGCTGATGCATTTTCAACGCCCATGAACGTCGAATATTGCAACGGTTGTTTACTTACTTTACGTTTAAAGGGATCGGGATTTGCAACCCATGGTTAAGACAGATTAGATGGATTAGATCCAATGAACGATTTCATGCTTTCAGTGGGATTGGATACGACAATAGTAGACCTGGCAAGCACTACAAAATCTTTACGTCAAATTACCACCATGATACAAACACAACGTCCGTGAAAGCTACAGTCACCGAATTTGGATCCAGTGAATGGAAATCGTACGAGTTTGCATTCGAgaattggtatatatatagttcgCTCAATAGTGTATCATTGAATGGAACTTTATATTGGGTTGCTATTTTTCATGAGTCTCGTGAGCATTTTATTCAAAGCTTCGATTTTTCTACGGAGAAATTTAAACCCTATTGTATATTGCCTACCAAAACTGTGAATCCATTTCATGCTAGATTACTTGCGGTATTTAGGGATGATCGATTTTCGTATTTAGAGAAAGAGTACCATAAAAGGAATATTGAGATTTGGGTGACaaaggaaaatattaaaaatgaggATGGAGAAGCTGTAGAGTGGGTGAATGTGATGAGTGTGTTAGTTCCTGAATGTTCGAATTTAGGAGTCAGCAACTACCCGCTAAGTTACTTTGTCGATGAAGATAAAGTATCATGAGTCTTGTAATATGTTGTTATAACAAGGAGGAGCGAAAaccttatatttttatttccaagGGAGATAAGTTCCATGAAATTGAAATAAAAGATTTGGTTGAGTATGATTGTTCTCTTCACTGTACCTATTTTCCAAGTTTGGTCCAAGCTCCTACATTCAAGATGAGCGGTAGGGGTATAACCCAACAACAGAAGGTTGAATCCCGCTTCACGCTCCTGAGAGGAGTACAAGTGAGCGTTGGAGTTGGACGAGACGAGTGGGACGATGGCTTCTTCAACAATGTGAAGAAGATAATTGtagattttattgattttggcGTCATCTTTGTCACGTTTTATTACTGCAAGGGTAACGTAGTTATAGTCGGAGCAGCTCATGGGGATTCGTGCGACCAAGACTAGTGCAGtgaaattttttgtaaatttatttttctaacttaattgttttatatatatatatatatatatactttataagttttttttttgtcaaccactcGTATATTTGAGTATAACACAATGATTGGAAGTTGATCGGAGGAAAATAGTTTACAAATACGATTTTAACAGCAAGATGTCTAGAGAAttgttttatgaatttttatacAGATTATAGTTGCATTAATTACTTGGTTTACTTTTCCAACTTTATAGCTtcattactttatatatataactatatatatatatatatatatatatttatggctTTTATAAAGATTATAGTTGCCGACGATGACTACATTGAAGCCGTCGAGGGGACTTACACTGAGAGTCACATCACCTCCATCGTGTTCCAGTTTCATAAGGGCAAAACGTCGCTACTGTTAGGATTATTAGAGGGTAAGTCTTTTGTGCTTGGAGGAGGACAAGGCTCGAAGATCATCGGATTTTATGGAAGAAGCTCTCATGTCCACCTCACTGCTCTGGGCATCCACCTCTCCCCCTTTCCcaagatttttcattttcaagatgAATAATGATGTGTGAGATGGGAGCCTAGTAAGTtatttgaactaaaaaaaattgttttatctttactatataaaaaaatgatgtcTGAAACAAATGTTATAAGTTGAAATACCTTTTTGGACTTCTGAAATTAACCAAtcgatattacaaaacttatgttgctgaaaataaaataaacaagttatAGGAAGCATCTCTCTCGCTTCTCCAATTCTGTGTTTGTAGATTGAGAGCAATATTATCATATGTTAGAGGATATCTTCGTGGTGGATAAGCTAGACCCTGATGGCTGATGCTGCACTTGTTAATTAGGATTAGAAAATCCGGTATAATATCTCAAGTATAAGGTATATTAATCTTTTCAGGGAAGTCTGATAAGACTATTTTTAGGTAATATGCATAACCTGACGAATGTTACGTTAGTGATACATTGTGATAATTAAGGTTAAAGAAGCAATTGCAGAGATAAGTAAGAGTCTAAGAGATGACATATATAGTAATCGAGGGGGATTTGATTCATCAAATAataaacagaagagaaaaacaTGGGTTTGAGTTggagcaaaacaaacaaaaagttcagATACTAAAAAGTTCAGAAACATATACATAGAGGTAGATTACATTGTGTTCAAACCCTAGTTGAGATTTAGTGATCATGCCATCAAAATCATCATAATCTAGAAGATGGACCCTGAATCATCAATAGCTCCCAGAAGTGATCAATTGGAGACAGGAAATAGTGTTGGAGGAATCTCCAAATCCAACCGACAAAGATCCCAAGCACCTTCGTTGgcacaaaacccaaaattatcTGTGGCTAGCGGCATTGGAACTACCGGAAAATAGTCGCTGCCATAAAGCCCTAACGTGAGAGGATTGAGCACAGAAGAATCGGAAACAGTATAAACCTTAGAAGCAGGGCTAGATCCCAAACTGGAAACAGTTTCGTGAGAGCCACGAAAACCCAACTCGTCAAAACCTAATCGATCTCCCAACGAAGCCACATTGCAGTTTGAGATGGTGGTGTTGTTTGAAACCCTAGgatgatcatcttcttctgccTCCTTAGGATTCGGTTTCTTCGAGTTTCCTCTTCTTaataaattaatcttttttggCTTGATTCCAAGTAAGTGTGAGTCAATGTTAACGAGATGGTTCCTCAACTCGTCACACGACAAACTGAAATACTTTGAGATACTTTGGAAAGTCGGTTTATTCATTCACGTCACATTGGTATTTATACAAGCGGAGATTTCCTAAACAGATAATATCGTATCACAAGAGAATATNNNNNNNNNNNNNNNNNNNNNNNNNNNNNNNNNNNNNNNNNNNNNNNNNNNNNNNNNNNNNNNNNNNNNNNNNNNNNNNNNNNNNNNNNNNNNNNNNNNNNNNNNNNNNNNNNNNNNNNNNNNNNNNNNNNNNNNNNNNNNNNNNNNNNNNNNNNNNNNNNNNNNNNNNNNNNNNNNNNNNNNNNNNNNNNNNNNNNNNNNNNNNNNNNNNNNNNNNNNTGGTACGTAGTCGCGAACACCAAGCGTGGACATTAAGTATGTAAAAGATGGTCCTGGCAAAGCCTTAGTGAAGAGATCGGCGACCTGTTCTTTGGTTGAAATGTGCCGTGTTGCAATAAGTTTAGCCTGGACAGCATCACGAACTTGATGACAATCTGACTCGATGTGTTTCGTACGCTCATGAAACACCGGATTAGCCGCAATATGTATCGCTGCCTGACTATCACAATGTAGGTCTATTGGATGAGAATGATCAACGCCTAACGTCTGCAGAAGAGCCTTGAGTCATTTAATTTCTTTGAGAGTATATGCCATGGCTCGATACTCAGCCTCAGCGGAGCAAGAAGACACCGTCTTCTGCTTCTTAGTCTTCCAAGAGATGGGTGAGTCACCCAAATACATAATATAGGCCGAGAGAGATCGACGAGTCAAAGGACAACCATAATAATCAGAATCACAATATGCACTAACATGAAGTTCACTGTCGGAACGAAGAAGAATGCCTTGGGCAGGACACCCTTTGAGGTATCTTACAAGGCGAAGAGATGCTTCCCAATGAGCAACAATAGGAGACTGCATAAACTGCGAGAATATGTGGACTGCGTAAGTTAAATCCAGCCTCGTGATGGTCAAATAAATGAAGCGACCAACTAAGCGGCGATACTGTGCCGGGTTGGCAAACACATGAACTTTGACAAAAGTGAGGTTATGGTTAAGGTCCAGCAGAACAGGAGAAGGCTTGGCACCTAAGAGCCCAGCTTTATAAATGATGTCGAGAGCGTACTTCCGTTGGGAAAGACAGAAACCATCGGGGCCCCGAGAGACCTCAATACCGAGAAAATATTTCAGCTTACCCAAATCCTTCATGTGAAAACACTTATTGAGTTAAATCTTGAACTTGTTGATGGCATTGAGATCATTACCGGCAACAataaaatcatccacataaactaaGATATGGATAACAAGACCATCTTTGGTGAATGAAAACAAAGAGTAATCTTGATAACTCTGAGTGAAGCCAAGTTCTCGAAGAGCAGTAGACAACTTTGAGAACCAACAACGAGGAGCCTGTTTAAGACCGTACAAGGACTTGCGGAGGCGACACACTTTAGTAGGAGCGGTCGACTTGAAGTCAGGAGGTAGTTTCATGTAGACTTCTTCGTCGAGGTCACCATGTAAGAAGGCATTGTGAACGTCCATTTGATGGACTTCCCAATCTTTAGCAGCTGCGACAGCAAGAAGAGAACAGACAGTAGTCATCTTAGCAACGGGTGCAAATGTCTCAGTAAAATCAGTCCCTTCTTTTTGATGATTCCCCATAACAACTAACCGGGCTTTGTGACGTTCTAGAGTTCCACCAGAATTGAATTTAAGCTTGTATACCCATTTGCTGCTGATCGCTTTCTTGCCCGGAGGTAAGTCGGTAATGTCCCAAGTATGATAAGCTTCAAGAGCGGcaatttctttttgcattgcTTCACACCATTCCTTAATGAGGACTGcgtctttaaatttttttggttcattGCTATCAAGAACCGCTGCTAAGAAAGCAATATGATTTGCAGAAAAACCAGAGTCTGTCAAATAATCAGCGAGAGGATACAAGATCTTATCAGAGGCCGTCGACGAGGAGTTTGAGTCGGAGAAACCAGGGGAGAGAGTGTGATGAGGATAGTGTACATTACGAGAAACAACATAGTCTTTGAGCAATACAGACGGTTTCTTCTCACGATGACCCTACCCAAGTAACTCCGGAAGACCGGGAGATGTGGAGGTGGTATCAAGTACAGTGGGTTCAGGTGTAGGAGTTGGCAACGACAACGGCGTTGCGGGATCAGGATCCGTACGAGGAGATAATACCAGCGGAGTAACCACCGGTCGAGGAGGTGTCGAAGGTTGTTCAAGAACAGGTACTGGTGATGAAGTAGTAAGTGGAGCTTCGACCAGAGTGAACGGAGCAGTGGAAACGCCACCAGAGCCAGACTCAACAAAGGAGAAATCGGAATCATGTTTGACAAAAGACGGAGCAGGCGGGACTACGGGTTGTAATGGAGGAGCGATGGTGGAAAAGGGAAACACGTCCTCCTGAAAGCGAACGTCCCTACTAGTGAAGAACTGTTTAGTGTCAAGATCATACAAACGCCAGGCTTTCTTCCCGAACGAGTAGCCAACAAACACACACTTGCAACTTCTAGAGCCAAACTTATCTTTGTCACGGGATCGGTGATGAGCATAACATAGACAACCAAACGTCCGCAACATATCATATGAGGGATGTGAACCAAATAGCATTTCATATGGAGTTTTACCAGCTAAGACAGAGGAGGGTGTGCGGTTGATCAAATGTGTGGCGGTAAGAATGCTTTCTCCCCagaatttttttggtaaatggCTCTGAAAGAGACAAGCTCGCACCACATTCAAGATGTGACAATGTTTACACTCCACACGACCATTTTGCTGTGGAGTATCGACACATGAGGTCTTATGGAGAATAcctttttcttgaaaataagagGTCAGACACATAAATTGAGTCCCATTGTCGCTACGGAAGGCCTGGACTGGTTTTCCAAATTGCCGTTCGAACATGGCACAAATAATTTTGATCAAACGAGAGACCTCAGATTTGGCGGACATTATGTACGTCCAAACCGAACGAGAATAGTCGTCAACAGGAGTAAGGAAATAATGAGCTCCACTTGTAGATGGAGTACGGTAAGGACCCCAGACGTCACAAtgtactaattaaaaaaaatccaaagctTTATTAATGCTATCATGAATGACTtctcttgtttgtttggaacgaaaacaaatatcacaacttttgaTCTCGCCAACATCTGTTGGAGATTGAACACATTCTggtaatgaaaacaaaacactagTAGAAGGGTGGCCGAGTCTACAATGCCACATGGCTCCCAAAGTAGAAGCTTCTGACGAAACTTTGTTGACACACGCAGCTAACACACCGGTGAAATAGTACACTCCCTCACGTTCCTCCCCTGCCCCAATCAAAGTTCTCGAAAAACAGTCCTACAAGAAACACAAAGTATCGGTAAATATCGCGATGGAGCCAGTTTGTTTCAATAGTTTGGAGACGAAGATGAGAGTGCAGTCAAAATCCGAAACAAATAACACATCGGTAAGTAAATAAGCGGAGCTTAATCATAGAGATTTGCGCTTAGTAGCGCGAGAAAGACGACCATCTGGGAATGTCACAGAGGACGGAATGATGTCCTCCACTTGAACCAGGAGGGAATCATCACCAGTCATGTGATGAGAGGCGCCAGTATCGATATTGACATCAGTAAGACGAGTTTTACCCGACAATTTTTCAGAGGTGGTAGATGGACGTTGGCTTTGAAGAAGGTTGATCAGTTGAGTGATCTGATCGGTTCCACTGTCGGAGAGAGAAGTGGCTCGAGCATTGTTAACACGACCCCTAACACAACCTCTAAAGGAGCGACCACCACGTTGAGTAGAACGAGAGTCTGTGTTGACACGAACCGAGACGTCACGGTTATCACGAGACCCACCTTTTTGTTCATAATACAAGTCAGGAAACCCATGCAACTGAAAACATTCAGAGACGTCATGACCTTGACGACGACAGTGAGTGCATGAGAGCGAGGATCGGTCACGAAATCGAGGACCAGAGACAGCATCAGCTTGAGGAGGCGTGGCAGCCTGAACAGAAAAACCAATagcctttgttttgtttgcttctatTTTAATAGCAACATTgagattttgttcttctctaATGACACGTGAATATACTAGATTCAAAGTAGGAAGAGGTTCTTGATTAGTGATAGTAGAACGAATATTAGTGAAACAAGGAAGGTCAAGGCCGAAAAGGAATTGATGGACCTTGTCGTCTTCACGTTCCTTGGCAATGTAAGGAGCGGCCTGGCAGCGACAAGCAAGACTTGTGTTGTAGTTTTGTAGTTCTTCCTATAGTTTGGACAAACGTCCATAATACTCCAAAACAGAGTGCCCGTTTTGTCGACAGGCCGAGATTTCATCTTTCAACACCTGTTTACGTACCCCGTTGCCAACAGAGAAACGATCACGGATGGTGGACCACATCGACGAAGCATCAGAGACAAACGAGACTGTGGACCATATAGTTGGATCAATAGAGGTACGGATCCATCCAATGATCATTGAGTTTGCAGCAAGCCACATATTCAAATCAGGATCAGCGGCTGGTTTTGGAATAGAACCATCAA from Camelina sativa cultivar DH55 chromosome 7, Cs, whole genome shotgun sequence includes the following:
- the LOC109125415 gene encoding uncharacterized protein LOC109125415, with protein sequence MKDLGKLKYFLGIEVSRGPDGFCLSQRKYALDIIYKAGLLGAKPSPVLLDLNHNLTFVKVHVFANPAQYRRLVGRFIYLTITRLDLTYAVHIFSQFMQSPIVAHWEASLRLVRYLKGCPAQGILLRSDSELHVSAYCDSDYYGCPLTRRSLSAYIMYLGDSPISWKTKKQKTVSSCSAEAEYRAMAYTLKEIK
- the LOC109125414 gene encoding agamous-like MADS-box protein AGL49, with amino-acid sequence MNKPTFQSISKYFSLSCDELRNHLVNIDSHLLGIKPKKINLLRRGNSKKPNPKEAEEDDHPRVSNNTTISNCNVASLGDRLGFDELGFRGSHETVSSLGSSPASKVYTVSDSSVLNPLTLGLYGSDYFPVVPMPLATDNFGFCANEGAWDLCRLDLEIPPTLFPVSN
- the LOC104700765 gene encoding jacalin-related lectin 38-like, which produces MQPAETLPHELEEEILSYLPIKIRARFSSVCKRWNNLFKERRFFNNYLGLARPQFILFSGPKICSVDVNLDGPSIEVYNLPSDIPSYVFSTMIMHVEYCDGLLSYVTNKGFGIYNPWLGQIRWIRSNVSNWKAPRDFSGMGYENSRADKHYKIFRSDYHYSVDKTSLEGIVAEFGSNEWKSFEINAFEDWDISMPFYSVSLNGTLYWVAINHESHEYFIQSFDFSTERFKPYCILPTKNANPSDARSLSVFREDQFSFLEQDCYKRNIEIWVTKENIKNGDGEAVEWVNLMSVSVPEWSSLRFSSSSYPPSYFVNEDYKSLMSLVICCYNKEGKAYIYIAKGDKFHEIEIKDFVEPSGRYCARHRTYFSSLVQVPTFKMSGRGIITQQEVESRFARPRGVQVSVGGDEWDNGFFENVKTILVNFNNYGIIFVKSYCCKDYVVVAGAAHGDSRITYGFTVNDDDYIEAIEGTYTESHITSITFRSHKGRNTQLLGVLEGMPFVLGGGRGSKIIGFYGRSSDVHLTALGVHLSPSP